One window of the Chryseobacterium camelliae genome contains the following:
- a CDS encoding pyridoxamine 5'-phosphate oxidase family protein — translation MITEEIKDYIRRSVLCWLATSNENNEPNVSPKEMFTYYGDTTLLVAHIASPNTVENIKVNPNVCISFIDVFVQKGYKIKGIARIIEKTDSTYQEKLKVLTDLFSDRFPIRSIIEIEIKKIDTIAAPSYYLHPETTEESQVESAMKTYQVKAIG, via the coding sequence ATGATTACAGAAGAAATTAAAGATTACATCCGCCGGAGCGTGTTATGCTGGCTTGCCACCTCTAATGAAAACAATGAGCCCAATGTGTCACCAAAAGAAATGTTCACCTACTATGGCGACACCACTCTATTGGTTGCCCATATTGCATCTCCCAATACTGTTGAGAATATTAAGGTCAATCCCAATGTCTGTATAAGCTTCATCGATGTATTTGTACAGAAAGGATATAAAATAAAAGGGATTGCGAGAATAATTGAGAAAACCGACAGCACTTATCAGGAAAAACTCAAAGTACTGACTGATCTGTTTTCCGACCGGTTCCCGATCCGATCCATCATCGAAATTGAGATCAAAAAGATTGATACCATTGCTGCGCCCAGCTATTACCTGCATCCGGAAACCACAGAAGAAAGCCAGGTGGAAAGTGCTATGAAAACATACCAGGTAAAGGCGATCGGTTAA
- a CDS encoding suppressor of fused domain protein — protein sequence MNTEEYKERFNEEDAVGWECIDRELLKIYPDQQPLHFVPELHYIAGGNDPLDGISVYKSRKQADHFHFVTYGFSELYYHEKAAGGAFSKFGFELTFRLAMEHKDDNIAWACNLLQNLARYVFKSGKWFEEYHLIPANGPIRIGYDTDITALSFVLDPELGKIDTPHGEVSFLQIFGLTTSEYHQLEQDPRPSETEKLLDTLRQTNPLMITDLKRRSD from the coding sequence ATGAATACAGAAGAATATAAGGAACGCTTTAACGAAGAAGATGCCGTAGGCTGGGAATGCATTGACCGGGAACTGCTTAAAATTTATCCCGATCAGCAGCCGCTTCATTTTGTTCCGGAACTCCATTATATCGCGGGCGGAAATGACCCGCTTGACGGCATCAGTGTTTATAAAAGCCGGAAACAGGCCGATCATTTCCATTTTGTGACGTATGGATTTTCCGAGTTGTATTATCATGAAAAAGCCGCAGGAGGAGCATTCAGCAAATTCGGTTTCGAGCTGACCTTCAGGCTTGCCATGGAACATAAAGACGACAATATAGCCTGGGCCTGCAACCTCCTGCAGAATCTCGCGCGCTATGTTTTCAAATCAGGGAAATGGTTTGAAGAGTACCATCTCATTCCGGCTAACGGCCCGATCCGGATCGGTTATGATACCGATATCACGGCACTTTCGTTTGTCCTTGATCCTGAACTGGGAAAGATTGATACTCCGCATGGGGAAGTTTCTTTTCTCCAGATTTTTGGGCTTACCACCAGCGAATACCACCAGCTGGAACAGGATCCCAGGCCATCAGAAACAGAAAAATTACTGGATACCCTCAGGCAGACCAATCCACTGATGATTACTGATCTTAAACGACGGTCAGATTAA
- a CDS encoding aspartate/glutamate racemase family protein has translation MKKVGLIGGLSWVSTLDYYTFINKGVNAQLGGLNFAEILIYSLNFGEIQSATWPQSFHLLLGACESMKKAGAEAIALCANTAHLFADRLEDEVGLPVIHIVSETAKAIQKTGLKKVGLLGTKFVMEMDFYKHKLEEYGLEVLVPEDQETRDYIQYTVKEELGAGLVKPETKQEYLNIVADLEKKGAECLILGCTEIPMLLGQEDFELPVFDSTKIHSEAIVDYILSSK, from the coding sequence ATGAAAAAAGTAGGTCTGATCGGCGGGTTAAGCTGGGTCTCTACCTTAGATTACTACACATTCATCAATAAAGGCGTTAATGCTCAACTCGGAGGACTGAACTTTGCTGAAATCCTTATCTATTCCCTGAACTTCGGAGAAATCCAGTCTGCCACCTGGCCCCAATCCTTCCATCTTTTGCTTGGGGCTTGCGAAAGCATGAAAAAAGCAGGTGCCGAAGCCATTGCATTATGTGCCAATACGGCCCATCTCTTTGCTGACCGCCTGGAAGATGAAGTCGGGCTGCCGGTTATCCACATCGTGTCGGAAACGGCAAAGGCCATTCAGAAAACAGGACTTAAGAAAGTAGGGCTTCTGGGTACTAAATTCGTGATGGAAATGGATTTTTATAAACACAAGCTTGAAGAATACGGTCTTGAAGTACTGGTGCCTGAAGATCAGGAAACGAGGGATTATATCCAGTACACGGTAAAAGAAGAATTAGGAGCCGGCCTTGTGAAACCCGAAACCAAACAGGAATATCTTAACATTGTTGCAGACCTGGAAAAGAAAGGAGCAGAATGCCTGATTCTGGGATGCACGGAAATCCCGATGCTCTTAGGCCAGGAAGATTTTGAACTGCCGGTTTTCGACAGCACGAAAATTCATTCGGAAGCAATTGTAGATTATATCCTGTCATCTAAATAA
- a CDS encoding DUF2834 domain-containing protein: MKYLYLLLFMLGTVLPLSQFFPFVIQYGLNINLFFSQLFANRISSFFAMDVLVSAVVMIIFIAYESKRLNIKNTWICYAGLLIAGVSCALPLFLYMREKRIYDSRT; this comes from the coding sequence ATGAAATACTTGTATTTACTGCTTTTTATGTTAGGAACTGTGTTGCCGCTGTCCCAGTTTTTCCCGTTTGTAATACAATACGGACTCAATATTAATCTTTTTTTCAGCCAGCTGTTCGCCAACAGAATATCATCATTTTTTGCCATGGATGTGTTGGTTTCAGCGGTGGTAATGATTATTTTCATAGCTTATGAGTCCAAGAGGCTGAATATTAAAAACACCTGGATCTGTTATGCAGGGCTTCTGATTGCCGGTGTATCCTGCGCTTTACCGCTATTTCTCTATATGAGAGAAAAAAGAATTTACGATTCCAGGACCTGA
- a CDS encoding LysE family translocator, whose protein sequence is MIPFHELLFFALAALVLVISPGPNMIYLISRTITQGRRAGLTSLAGVICGFMFHIVMVSFGLTAVLFAIPYAYLVLKTLGTCYLLYLAYQAVKPNSKNIFDVDKNMKIDGPKKLFSVGFLTNVLNPKVAVFYLSFFPQFIKPEYGSVFTQSLELGITQVFVSFSINFIIVLTAAKAALFFAKNPLWIRIQKWFMASVLTFLALKMAISKAK, encoded by the coding sequence ATGATCCCATTTCACGAACTTTTGTTTTTTGCTTTGGCAGCTCTGGTCCTGGTCATCAGTCCCGGACCTAACATGATTTACCTGATTTCCCGTACCATCACTCAGGGAAGAAGAGCAGGCTTAACCTCACTGGCAGGTGTAATCTGCGGGTTTATGTTCCATATTGTCATGGTCTCTTTTGGCCTTACAGCGGTATTGTTTGCAATCCCGTATGCTTATTTGGTACTGAAGACCTTAGGAACATGCTACCTGCTTTATCTGGCCTATCAGGCTGTAAAGCCCAACAGCAAAAATATTTTCGATGTAGATAAAAACATGAAGATTGACGGGCCTAAAAAACTATTTTCTGTAGGGTTTCTGACTAATGTACTCAATCCTAAAGTAGCTGTATTCTACCTTTCATTCTTCCCGCAATTCATCAAACCTGAATACGGCTCCGTCTTTACTCAGAGCCTCGAACTTGGCATTACGCAGGTCTTTGTAAGCTTCAGTATTAATTTCATCATTGTGCTTACTGCCGCAAAAGCGGCATTGTTCTTTGCTAAAAATCCACTCTGGATCCGTATTCAGAAATGGTTCATGGCCAGTGTCCTGACTTTTTTAGCCCTCAAAATGGCCATTTCAAAGGCAAAATAA
- a CDS encoding DUF1761 domain-containing protein: MEIYFNWLAVLAATLAGTAVAALWYTKLVGRAWSIITGITTQSNNKTFILLLISNFITAAGLNFIVGISKTYYHGNTVQACLTAGFITWVAFSAATLVQHNAFEQKPSELTLINTLYQLALYMIMAMVIGIIA, from the coding sequence ATGGAAATTTATTTTAACTGGCTGGCAGTTCTGGCAGCAACACTCGCAGGCACGGCTGTTGCAGCCCTATGGTACACCAAACTGGTAGGCAGAGCCTGGAGTATCATAACCGGGATTACTACCCAGAGCAACAACAAAACATTTATCCTGTTATTGATCTCTAATTTCATTACCGCTGCCGGACTGAATTTTATCGTCGGCATCAGCAAAACCTATTATCACGGAAACACGGTCCAGGCCTGTTTAACAGCCGGATTCATCACATGGGTCGCCTTTTCTGCAGCCACTCTGGTACAGCATAATGCTTTTGAACAGAAGCCTTCGGAATTAACACTTATCAATACGCTTTATCAACTCGCACTGTATATGATCATGGCCATGGTCATTGGTATCATAGCTTAA
- a CDS encoding TfoX/Sxy family protein translates to MAFDESLADRIREALVNQKNVTEKSMFQGLCFMVDDKMCVCIRDLELMCRIAPEQAEAELEKRNCRPMIHNGKTIKGYIFVDEEGYKNPKDFKRLIDLCLDFNKVAKASKKKKKKG, encoded by the coding sequence ATGGCCTTTGATGAATCACTTGCCGACAGGATCAGGGAAGCCTTGGTCAACCAAAAAAACGTCACCGAAAAAAGCATGTTTCAGGGGTTATGTTTTATGGTTGATGATAAAATGTGTGTGTGCATAAGGGATCTTGAACTGATGTGCCGCATCGCTCCCGAACAGGCTGAAGCTGAACTTGAAAAAAGAAACTGCCGGCCGATGATCCATAACGGGAAAACCATCAAAGGATATATTTTCGTTGACGAAGAAGGGTATAAAAATCCTAAAGACTTTAAACGGCTGATTGACCTCTGCCTGGATTTTAACAAAGTTGCCAAAGCGTCAAAGAAGAAGAAAAAGAAAGGTTGA
- a CDS encoding SMI1/KNR4 family protein — translation MNPVAEHYIAGLKRAYFDYQQGESWEHFEKIRQSLSDTNTQELKRIYPGIPDALISLLEYVDGTYRREYAGERISFYFLGSDVEEYPYYLLPSDKIIESRNLAVKFYAGYINREYDEVEIDNRITDRADALNWLHFSDCMNGGGSSQLFIDFSPSEKGTYGQIVRFLHDPDEFSVIADSFEAYLKMLMDKGYDFIHDYDFE, via the coding sequence ATGAACCCTGTAGCAGAGCACTACATCGCAGGCCTTAAACGGGCTTATTTTGATTACCAACAAGGGGAATCCTGGGAACATTTTGAAAAGATCAGACAGAGCCTTTCAGATACTAATACTCAGGAGCTCAAAAGAATATATCCCGGTATCCCTGATGCACTGATCAGCCTTCTGGAGTATGTTGATGGCACGTACCGGAGGGAATATGCCGGTGAGAGAATATCATTTTATTTCCTGGGTTCAGACGTTGAGGAATATCCTTATTACCTGTTGCCTTCAGATAAAATTATTGAAAGCCGTAACCTGGCAGTTAAGTTCTATGCCGGTTATATCAACCGGGAATATGATGAAGTTGAAATAGACAACAGGATCACTGACCGCGCAGATGCACTCAACTGGCTGCATTTTTCAGACTGCATGAATGGCGGCGGGAGCTCACAGCTGTTCATCGATTTCAGCCCATCTGAAAAAGGGACTTATGGCCAGATCGTACGGTTCCTGCATGATCCGGATGAGTTCAGCGTGATAGCAGACAGTTTTGAAGCATATCTGAAAATGCTGATGGATAAAGGTTACGATTTCATCCATGACTATGACTTTGAATAA
- a CDS encoding NUDIX hydrolase translates to MDSRDLILQRSEEAKQKFLPHLSADPVIFGFDQNELKVLLLKMNYRKQWFLPGGYVQKDEDLEDAVARILKNRVGVTDVYLEQFGVFGKKNRSEFYFEDFDETLFNKQRFVTIGYYALYNPDRFNLVADELSETCEWVYLSQLPDIELAMDHRDIIDKALLTLREKISYKPIGYNLLPEKFTLSELQKLYEVILGRTLNRGNFYRKIKNMGILTKLDESRRGGAHKAPDLYSFNEENYLKALENGLNNW, encoded by the coding sequence ATGGATTCAAGAGACCTGATTTTACAACGATCCGAAGAAGCAAAACAGAAATTTCTTCCCCATTTGTCTGCCGACCCGGTCATTTTCGGTTTTGATCAGAATGAACTGAAGGTACTGTTGCTGAAAATGAATTATCGGAAGCAGTGGTTTTTACCCGGAGGATACGTGCAGAAAGATGAAGACCTGGAGGATGCTGTTGCGAGAATCCTTAAAAACAGGGTAGGGGTTACCGATGTATACCTGGAGCAGTTCGGTGTTTTCGGCAAGAAAAACAGGAGTGAATTTTATTTTGAGGATTTTGATGAAACCCTTTTTAATAAGCAGAGATTTGTAACGATCGGGTATTATGCATTATATAATCCGGACCGTTTCAATTTGGTCGCCGATGAATTGAGCGAAACCTGTGAGTGGGTATACCTGAGCCAGCTTCCCGATATTGAACTGGCTATGGACCATCGTGACATTATAGATAAAGCCCTGTTAACACTCCGTGAAAAAATTTCTTACAAGCCGATAGGCTATAATCTGCTGCCAGAGAAATTTACCCTTTCCGAGCTTCAGAAGCTGTACGAAGTCATTCTGGGCAGGACACTGAACAGAGGGAATTTCTACAGGAAAATAAAAAATATGGGGATCCTGACAAAACTGGATGAAAGCAGGAGAGGGGGGGCCCACAAAGCCCCGGATCTGTATTCTTTCAATGAAGAAAACTATCTGAAAGCCCTGGAAAACGGACTGAACAACTGGTAA
- a CDS encoding TonB-dependent receptor: MKKLSVQFSVLALMLSFGTVSGQQTDSLAIKKAVKAATKNEEGIKTVTSSSKEDNNRNVMLNAANNTSPRDVNIGLPSTVGGITILENDLPVVYFFWPELPNKTWRQSVGLEKTGLLKMDQLANTMGDLGFAVNSYSQTGTKDLKIKGKLTTSTFGWLQGDANVSGPISKDKSWTYTAGALVNYDPSTFKLGFARNVDETKIFRVGVTKYFKEDKGKISLLYKYSDSYSVGNYAVFQYGENGKVTELDNFRIGRDSYVVRDGRIKMKDILSGQNYWASMSGDDNRSQAHTFNIFGNYKLNNGWDFKFSTLAHFGKVKMSTIIPISIFNADASAGYRLASNGQPYSGAVGTQLAMHTPETPTTNIAGRFSVDKQIGNHHVTIGLLEQYYHVNKYTSNRSFFFQTVEAQPQRLIGTSTDADGFYNYNIGGEYHSGTENKLSLYATDEWKVTDNLNLSYGLHLRNHLIDGEFSMTPRTPGFVFGANDFQSIKTNWLQVAGSLNATYNISKNFGVLANFLYTEENRRLESYSQAFNPNTNKIKSPLGAVGVFWNTDYIQLISQATILKRNNNLNRYNLVNPANTTQSQNVTVYYDIQTIGWTTDFVLKPFKGFNLHYLITFQNPVYKNFTFNAFGKDYNYNDNNVLGVAKVLMEIDPSYTVDKWRFWASFRYFSKQYANLTNALYFAPRWETFGGVSYTVNKNINIGATVINFLNQRGASGTINGAELITDASPYYGKLLTGTYIMPLTGQLSVSFNF, translated from the coding sequence ATGAAAAAACTGAGCGTACAATTTTCAGTACTGGCACTGATGCTTTCATTCGGAACCGTATCTGGACAGCAGACCGACAGCCTGGCAATAAAAAAAGCAGTAAAGGCGGCTACAAAAAATGAAGAAGGGATCAAAACGGTTACCTCATCATCCAAAGAAGACAACAACAGGAATGTGATGCTGAATGCAGCCAATAATACAAGTCCGAGAGATGTGAATATCGGCCTTCCCTCTACCGTAGGAGGAATTACCATTCTGGAGAATGACCTTCCCGTAGTCTATTTCTTCTGGCCGGAACTGCCTAATAAAACCTGGCGCCAAAGCGTAGGCCTTGAAAAGACAGGCCTTTTAAAAATGGACCAGCTGGCCAATACCATGGGCGACCTTGGTTTTGCCGTGAACTCCTACTCCCAAACAGGCACTAAAGACCTTAAAATAAAAGGTAAACTTACGACCAGTACTTTCGGATGGCTTCAGGGTGATGCCAATGTTTCAGGGCCAATATCAAAAGATAAAAGCTGGACCTATACTGCTGGAGCCCTGGTTAATTATGATCCCAGCACCTTTAAGCTCGGATTTGCAAGAAATGTGGATGAAACTAAAATTTTCAGGGTCGGAGTTACCAAATACTTTAAAGAAGACAAAGGTAAAATTTCATTATTGTATAAATATTCCGATTCCTACAGTGTAGGCAATTATGCAGTTTTCCAATATGGTGAAAACGGAAAAGTAACGGAGCTTGACAACTTCAGGATCGGCAGGGATTCCTATGTCGTTCGAGACGGCAGGATCAAGATGAAAGACATCCTTTCCGGACAAAACTACTGGGCATCCATGAGCGGTGATGATAACAGGTCACAGGCCCATACCTTCAATATATTCGGAAATTACAAGCTTAACAATGGCTGGGATTTCAAATTTTCTACCCTGGCCCACTTTGGAAAGGTGAAAATGTCCACGATCATCCCTATAAGCATATTCAACGCAGATGCATCTGCAGGCTACAGGCTGGCCTCCAACGGGCAGCCGTATTCAGGAGCTGTAGGAACTCAATTGGCTATGCACACCCCGGAAACCCCTACCACCAATATTGCAGGACGGTTTTCTGTAGACAAGCAAATCGGTAACCACCACGTAACCATCGGATTATTAGAACAGTACTACCACGTAAATAAATATACTTCCAACCGGTCTTTCTTTTTCCAGACCGTGGAAGCGCAGCCGCAAAGGCTGATCGGGACGTCCACGGACGCAGACGGATTCTATAATTACAATATCGGAGGTGAATACCACAGCGGAACGGAGAATAAGCTTTCATTATACGCTACCGATGAATGGAAAGTTACCGATAACCTTAACCTTAGCTACGGGCTCCACCTGAGAAACCATCTGATTGACGGCGAATTTTCCATGACGCCAAGGACGCCTGGCTTTGTATTTGGGGCCAATGATTTCCAGAGCATCAAAACCAACTGGCTGCAGGTGGCAGGAAGCTTAAATGCAACCTACAACATCAGCAAGAATTTCGGTGTCCTGGCCAACTTCCTGTATACAGAAGAAAACAGGAGGCTGGAAAGCTATTCCCAGGCATTCAACCCCAATACCAATAAAATCAAAAGCCCGCTGGGTGCTGTCGGGGTATTCTGGAATACAGATTATATCCAGCTGATTTCCCAGGCCACCATCCTGAAAAGGAACAACAACCTCAACCGGTACAACCTGGTCAATCCTGCCAATACCACCCAATCGCAGAACGTAACGGTGTATTATGACATCCAGACCATAGGCTGGACTACGGATTTCGTGCTGAAGCCATTCAAAGGATTCAACCTGCATTACCTGATCACGTTCCAGAATCCGGTATACAAAAACTTTACTTTCAATGCTTTTGGCAAAGATTATAATTATAATGATAACAATGTATTAGGGGTAGCTAAAGTCCTTATGGAAATAGATCCAAGCTACACCGTGGATAAGTGGAGGTTCTGGGCCAGCTTCAGGTATTTTTCAAAACAGTATGCCAACCTGACCAATGCGCTGTATTTTGCGCCAAGATGGGAAACTTTCGGAGGCGTAAGCTACACTGTTAATAAAAACATCAACATAGGTGCTACCGTTATCAACTTCCTGAACCAGAGAGGAGCCAGCGGAACCATCAACGGTGCTGAGCTGATCACTGATGCAAGTCCGTACTATGGGAAGCTGCTCACCGGAACCTATATCATGCCTCTCACAGGCCAACTGTCTGTAAGCTTTAATTTCTAG
- a CDS encoding glycoside hydrolase family 3 protein, whose amino-acid sequence MKKSVLKISALFLGVTVFAQNIQNVSNSDGPVLGYSAESGLKILTVNGKKFKDLNKNGKLDRYEDWRLTAEERAKDLASKMSVEQIAGLMLYSGHQSVPAPADGFRAGKYNGKLYKESGANAWDLTDQQKNFLKEDHLRHVLVTTVESPEVAARWSNTLQAYVEGLGLGIPANNSTDPRHSATVTAEFNEGAGGQISLWPDGLAMGATFDPELVRKFGSIAAQEYRALGISTALSPQVDLGTEPRWYRIAYVFSESPELTTDMARAYIDGFQTTPGKGNSKNGWGNKSVNAMVKHWPGGGPEEGGRDAHWAMGKYAVYPGNNFQAHLKPFTEGAFKLNGGTGEASAVMPYYTISYNQDQKNKENVGNGFSKYIIIDLLRGKYGYDGVVCTDWLITADEPKTPGLFAGKPWGVEKMSVAERHYKVLEAGVDQFGGNNDKGPVLEAYRMGVKEHGEKYMRSRFEQSAVRLLKNFFRTGLFENPYVNVEETKKTVGNPEFMKAGYEAQVKSIVMLKNKGSILPVRERKTVYVPKRYSPATFNWWGIYTAPSLDYPVDIEKIKTHFNITDDPAKADFALVFVKSPHSEEGGYSDIDAAEGGNGYLPISLQYQTYQAVEARTKSMAAGDPVVAPAVKDRTFKNKTSTAANFTDLQTIENTYRAMNGKPVVVSVTASKPMAFNEFEKHADAILVNFNVSNQAVVDIVSGKYEPSGLLPLQMPADMKTVEQQKEDVPYDMETHLDSEGHHYDFGYGMNWSGVIRDARTAKYRK is encoded by the coding sequence ATGAAAAAATCAGTTTTAAAAATATCTGCATTATTCCTGGGGGTCACCGTTTTTGCCCAGAATATCCAGAATGTATCCAATTCTGATGGCCCTGTTTTGGGCTATTCAGCAGAATCCGGACTTAAAATCCTCACGGTAAACGGAAAAAAATTCAAAGATTTAAATAAAAACGGAAAGCTGGACCGGTACGAAGACTGGCGCCTGACTGCTGAAGAAAGGGCCAAAGACCTTGCTTCTAAAATGTCGGTTGAACAGATTGCAGGATTGATGCTGTACAGCGGGCATCAATCGGTTCCGGCTCCGGCGGATGGGTTCCGGGCGGGAAAATATAATGGGAAGCTGTATAAAGAGAGCGGTGCAAATGCATGGGACCTTACCGACCAGCAGAAAAACTTCCTTAAGGAAGACCATCTTCGCCATGTGCTCGTGACTACCGTAGAATCTCCTGAAGTAGCCGCGCGCTGGAGCAATACTTTACAGGCTTACGTGGAAGGACTGGGGTTAGGAATCCCTGCCAATAACAGTACTGATCCCAGGCATTCGGCTACCGTTACGGCAGAGTTCAACGAAGGTGCCGGCGGACAGATTTCCCTATGGCCGGACGGACTGGCCATGGGAGCCACATTTGATCCTGAGCTGGTCAGGAAATTCGGGAGTATTGCCGCCCAGGAATACAGGGCATTAGGAATTTCAACCGCCCTTTCTCCACAGGTTGACCTGGGTACGGAACCCCGATGGTACAGGATCGCCTATGTGTTCAGCGAAAGCCCTGAACTGACTACAGATATGGCGCGGGCGTATATAGACGGATTCCAGACTACGCCGGGAAAAGGGAATTCCAAAAACGGGTGGGGAAATAAAAGCGTCAACGCCATGGTAAAACACTGGCCCGGAGGAGGACCGGAAGAAGGCGGCCGCGATGCCCACTGGGCCATGGGCAAATATGCCGTGTATCCAGGAAATAATTTCCAGGCCCATCTTAAACCATTCACAGAAGGTGCATTTAAGCTGAACGGAGGAACCGGCGAAGCATCGGCAGTGATGCCTTATTATACGATCAGCTATAATCAGGACCAGAAAAACAAGGAAAATGTAGGCAACGGATTCAGCAAATACATCATCATCGACCTGCTCCGCGGGAAATACGGTTATGACGGTGTGGTATGTACAGACTGGCTGATTACAGCCGACGAGCCTAAAACTCCGGGCCTGTTTGCCGGGAAACCCTGGGGTGTTGAAAAAATGTCTGTGGCCGAGCGGCATTACAAAGTCCTGGAAGCCGGTGTAGACCAGTTCGGGGGGAATAATGACAAAGGTCCTGTTCTGGAAGCGTATCGGATGGGTGTAAAAGAGCACGGCGAGAAATATATGCGCAGCCGTTTTGAACAGTCGGCAGTCCGCCTTTTGAAAAATTTCTTCAGGACCGGTTTGTTTGAAAATCCTTACGTAAACGTAGAAGAAACCAAAAAGACCGTTGGGAACCCAGAATTTATGAAAGCAGGTTACGAGGCACAGGTGAAATCCATTGTCATGCTGAAAAACAAAGGCAGCATCCTTCCTGTAAGGGAAAGAAAAACCGTTTACGTTCCTAAAAGATATTCTCCTGCCACATTCAACTGGTGGGGAATATATACGGCTCCATCCCTGGATTATCCGGTAGACATAGAAAAGATAAAAACACATTTCAATATAACAGATGATCCTGCCAAAGCCGACTTCGCATTGGTCTTTGTGAAAAGCCCGCACAGCGAGGAAGGCGGTTACAGCGACATCGATGCAGCAGAAGGCGGGAACGGGTATCTCCCGATCTCGCTGCAGTATCAGACTTACCAGGCAGTAGAAGCACGTACCAAAAGTATGGCCGCCGGGGATCCGGTGGTAGCTCCTGCTGTGAAGGACCGGACATTTAAAAACAAAACATCTACGGCAGCCAATTTCACAGACCTGCAGACCATTGAAAATACCTACAGGGCTATGAATGGCAAGCCTGTAGTGGTTTCGGTAACGGCATCAAAGCCTATGGCTTTCAACGAATTTGAAAAACATGCCGATGCTATTCTGGTAAACTTCAATGTTTCCAACCAGGCAGTGGTAGACATCGTGTCAGGAAAATATGAACCTTCCGGCCTGCTTCCGCTCCAGATGCCTGCTGACATGAAAACAGTTGAACAACAGAAAGAAGACGTACCGTATGATATGGAAACCCATCTGGATTCAGAAGGTCACCATTATGATTTCGGATATGGGATGAACTGGTCCGGTGTCATCCGGGATGCCCGAACGGCAAAATACAGAAAATAA
- a CDS encoding alpha/beta hydrolase: MRKLIITGLFLMAAGSIDAQKTIPLYQGKAPGTESWTQKEAQQFSDLFKTEVVYNVAQPSMLVFEADKAKANGTVIIIAPGGGFQSLSINREGVDLAKKLAAKGITAIVLKYRLLETKSNDPAREMMDNLKSRTSFDERTAPIKMMAGEDIRTAIAYVRTHAKEMNIKPDRLGVIGFSAGSTVILESVLHSKDASTVPNFAASIYGGPSEDLLKAEIPKSPLPLFICAASDDQLKLAPKSILLYNKWTEAGQPAELHLYEKGGHGFGMGKQNLPVDHWSDVYMEWLAFHQYL; the protein is encoded by the coding sequence ATGAGAAAATTAATCATAACAGGCTTATTCCTGATGGCAGCCGGCAGTATTGATGCCCAGAAAACCATTCCACTTTACCAGGGCAAAGCTCCCGGCACCGAAAGCTGGACCCAAAAAGAAGCCCAGCAGTTTTCGGACCTCTTCAAAACAGAAGTGGTGTACAATGTCGCACAACCCTCCATGCTCGTTTTTGAAGCAGATAAGGCGAAGGCGAACGGAACCGTGATTATTATTGCTCCCGGAGGCGGATTTCAGAGCCTTTCCATCAACCGTGAAGGGGTCGACCTGGCTAAAAAGCTGGCTGCAAAAGGCATTACTGCAATTGTTTTAAAATACAGGCTCCTGGAAACCAAATCCAATGACCCTGCCCGCGAAATGATGGACAACCTCAAAAGCAGGACTTCATTCGATGAGCGGACAGCACCCATTAAAATGATGGCCGGAGAAGATATCAGGACTGCTATTGCGTATGTCCGGACGCATGCAAAAGAAATGAACATCAAACCGGACCGTCTAGGCGTCATCGGTTTTTCTGCCGGTTCAACCGTCATTCTGGAAAGCGTGCTCCACAGCAAAGATGCATCTACGGTACCGAATTTTGCAGCCTCCATTTACGGAGGTCCTTCAGAAGATCTGCTCAAAGCTGAAATTCCTAAATCTCCGCTCCCCCTATTCATCTGTGCAGCCAGTGACGACCAGCTGAAGCTGGCTCCCAAATCTATCCTGCTGTATAACAAATGGACCGAAGCAGGACAGCCGGCCGAACTTCATCTCTATGAAAAAGGCGGCCATGGATTCGGTATGGGAAAACAGAACCTGCCGGTAGACCACTGGTCTGACGTTTACATGGAATGGCTTGCATTCCACCAGTATTTATAA